Proteins from a single region of Calditrichota bacterium:
- a CDS encoding UDP-glucose/GDP-mannose dehydrogenase family protein, translated as MKITIVGTGYVGLVTGTCFAETGIDVTCVDVDVMKIEKLNQGEIPIYEPGLEEILERNVEKGRLKFTTKIRESLDAAEVAFIAVGTPPDEDGSADLKHVLNVARDIGKYMKDYIVVVTKSTVPVGTAEKVRAAVQEELDKRKSDLSFDVASNPEFLKEGAAVSDFLKPDRIIIGLDSPRVEEVMKRLYKPFLLNGHPIVFMDIKSAEMTKYAANAMLATKISFMNDIANLCEIVGADVNLVRKGIGSDSRIGNKFIYPGAGYGGSCFPKDVKALIKTAIEHNYKLRVLQAVEAVNEDQKATLFRKVHRYFNGDVKGKTIALWGLSFKPETDDMREAPSLAIIDKFLQAGGKIKAYDPQAMSEAERRLGDKITLVDDAYKALEGADCLVIATEWHEFRYPNFKLMYQLLKNKAIFDGRNIYDIQEMKELGFDYYCIGVDTQKNNSSGAKK; from the coding sequence ATGAAAATTACCATCGTTGGCACCGGTTATGTGGGATTGGTCACGGGAACTTGTTTTGCTGAGACGGGCATTGATGTGACATGCGTGGACGTTGATGTTATGAAAATTGAAAAATTGAATCAGGGAGAGATTCCTATTTACGAGCCGGGCTTGGAAGAAATTTTGGAACGTAATGTGGAAAAGGGACGATTGAAATTCACGACAAAAATTCGGGAAAGTCTGGACGCTGCAGAAGTCGCTTTCATCGCGGTAGGCACGCCTCCGGACGAAGACGGCAGCGCAGACCTGAAGCACGTTTTAAATGTCGCTCGCGATATTGGGAAATATATGAAAGACTACATCGTTGTCGTAACGAAAAGCACAGTTCCGGTGGGGACCGCAGAGAAAGTGCGCGCCGCAGTCCAGGAGGAACTGGACAAGCGCAAATCCGATTTGTCTTTTGATGTGGCGTCGAACCCGGAATTTTTGAAAGAGGGCGCTGCTGTTTCCGATTTCCTGAAGCCGGACCGCATTATTATCGGGTTGGATTCGCCGCGAGTGGAAGAAGTCATGAAACGTTTGTACAAACCGTTTCTATTGAATGGCCATCCGATTGTTTTTATGGACATCAAATCCGCTGAAATGACCAAATATGCGGCAAACGCCATGCTGGCGACGAAAATCAGTTTCATGAACGATATTGCCAATTTGTGTGAAATCGTTGGCGCTGACGTCAATCTGGTGCGCAAAGGAATTGGCAGCGATTCTCGCATCGGAAATAAATTTATCTATCCCGGCGCTGGTTACGGAGGCTCGTGTTTTCCGAAAGATGTGAAAGCGTTGATCAAAACGGCGATTGAGCACAATTATAAACTCCGTGTTTTGCAGGCGGTCGAGGCTGTGAACGAAGACCAGAAGGCGACACTTTTCAGAAAAGTGCATCGCTATTTTAACGGCGATGTGAAAGGAAAAACGATTGCGCTGTGGGGTTTGTCCTTCAAGCCGGAGACCGACGATATGCGGGAAGCGCCTTCGTTGGCGATCATCGACAAATTTTTGCAGGCCGGCGGCAAAATCAAGGCCTATGACCCCCAGGCCATGAGCGAAGCCGAACGCCGATTGGGCGATAAAATTACACTGGTGGACGATGCCTATAAGGCGCTGGAAGGCGCTGATTGTCTCGTGATAGCGACCGAATGGCACGAATTCCGCTACCCGAATTTCAAACTGATGTATCAACTCTTGAAGAATAAAGCCATTTTTGACGGACGAAATATTTATGACATTCAAGAGATGAAAGAGTTGGGCTTTGATTATTATTGCATTGGCGTGGACACTCAAAAGAATAATTCGTCCGGCGCAAAAAAATAA
- a CDS encoding carboxypeptidase regulatory-like domain-containing protein, translating to MRTRFFIWFLIFSAFWISCGSTLPEIDEPVENKCLIIGSVIFDVNGYHEVNTTVRENIEVAIIGKVIDSGQEKRVGFWAETDDNGYFALANVPPGMYAIKGFRTRTMDLGDVAVINELTDPQRNYFELSRSDAIPMTGSLLDVASKNRVINFKHNIFSLHRNGIISFQRSNQIRDFKLSAGDVINLPPVPSYFLEKFPASAWSVFLDMQMN from the coding sequence ATGAGAACACGTTTTTTTATCTGGTTCTTGATTTTTTCAGCTTTTTGGATTTCTTGCGGCAGCACGCTTCCTGAAATTGACGAGCCGGTTGAAAATAAATGCCTTATCATTGGATCAGTGATTTTCGATGTGAATGGTTATCACGAAGTCAATACGACTGTTCGCGAAAACATCGAAGTTGCGATCATTGGCAAAGTAATTGACAGCGGCCAGGAGAAACGAGTCGGTTTTTGGGCGGAGACAGATGACAATGGATACTTTGCATTAGCCAATGTTCCCCCAGGGATGTACGCGATAAAAGGTTTCCGAACCAGAACTATGGATTTGGGCGATGTCGCGGTGATTAACGAATTAACCGACCCGCAGCGAAATTATTTTGAATTATCTCGTTCCGACGCGATTCCCATGACCGGAAGTTTGTTGGACGTGGCGTCGAAAAACCGCGTCATTAATTTTAAGCACAATATTTTTTCGCTTCACAGAAACGGAATCATTAGTTTTCAGCGGTCAAATCAAATCCGTGATTTCAAACTTTCCGCCGGCGATGTGATCAACCTGCCGCCGGTTCCGTCATATTTTCTGGAAAAATTTCCGGCCTCTGCCTGGTCCGTTTTTCTGGATATGCAGATGAATTGA
- a CDS encoding glutamine synthetase, whose translation MMEEMTKQKVLEVAKANKVRFVRFWFTDILGFLKSFAITIDELDSALDEGRGFDGSSIEGFARIDESDMIAMPDINTFTILPQRSAEDSVMAAVFCDIYTPDGKFYECDPRWVLKNNLERMKKMGFDDMYVGPELEYFYFKSATGKPEVLDQGGYFDLTPLDVASDLRKETVLMLEQVGIRVEYSHHEVGPSQHEIDLRYSDALHMADYSMTYRLIVKEVALKYGVYATFMPKPIFGQNGSGMHTHQSLFKNGKNAFFDANKPYYLSDDARKYIAGLLRHAPEFTIVTNQWINSYKRLVPGYEAPVYLSWGNKNRSDLIRVPGYTPGKESGTRVEFRSPDPACNPYLAFSVMLAAGLEGIKNNYEPVEPLDRNVYQMTEKERIELGVGTLPKDLYEAIQIAKKSEFLKKALGERLFEKFIANKEIEWENYRAQVTNYELSRYLPIL comes from the coding sequence ATGATGGAAGAAATGACGAAGCAGAAAGTCCTTGAAGTGGCAAAGGCGAACAAAGTCCGCTTCGTGAGATTCTGGTTCACGGACATTCTCGGTTTTCTGAAAAGTTTTGCTATCACAATTGATGAACTGGATAGCGCATTGGACGAAGGGCGTGGATTTGACGGCTCCTCGATAGAAGGATTCGCTCGTATCGACGAAAGCGATATGATCGCCATGCCTGATATTAACACGTTCACAATTTTGCCACAGAGATCTGCCGAAGATTCTGTGATGGCTGCCGTGTTTTGCGACATTTACACGCCTGACGGCAAATTTTACGAATGCGATCCGCGCTGGGTGCTGAAAAATAATCTGGAGCGGATGAAAAAAATGGGGTTTGACGACATGTACGTGGGGCCGGAATTGGAATATTTTTATTTCAAATCTGCTACTGGTAAACCCGAGGTACTCGATCAGGGCGGCTATTTTGATTTGACGCCATTGGACGTTGCCAGCGATCTGAGAAAAGAGACCGTACTCATGTTGGAACAGGTGGGTATTCGTGTGGAATATTCGCATCACGAGGTTGGTCCCAGCCAGCACGAAATCGATTTGCGGTACTCCGATGCGCTGCACATGGCTGATTATTCAATGACTTATCGTCTTATTGTAAAAGAAGTCGCTTTGAAATACGGAGTCTATGCCACTTTTATGCCGAAGCCGATATTCGGCCAAAACGGAAGCGGCATGCACACGCATCAGTCGCTGTTCAAAAACGGGAAAAATGCTTTTTTTGATGCAAACAAACCCTATTATCTCTCCGATGATGCGAGAAAATATATCGCGGGACTGCTGCGTCACGCGCCGGAGTTCACTATCGTGACGAATCAGTGGATAAATTCGTACAAGAGATTGGTTCCCGGCTACGAAGCGCCGGTCTATTTGTCCTGGGGAAACAAAAATCGCTCAGACCTCATTCGCGTTCCCGGCTACACTCCGGGCAAGGAAAGCGGCACGCGCGTGGAATTTCGCTCTCCGGATCCTGCCTGTAATCCGTACCTGGCATTTTCTGTGATGCTGGCGGCAGGATTGGAAGGCATCAAAAACAATTATGAACCCGTCGAACCGCTTGATCGCAATGTTTATCAAATGACAGAAAAAGAGCGGATCGAATTAGGAGTCGGTACTTTGCCCAAAGATTTGTACGAAGCCATTCAGATTGCCAAAAAGAGCGAATTTTTGAAAAAAGCACTGGGTGAGAGATTGTTTGAAAAATTTATCGCCAACAAAGAGATCGAATGGGAGAATTATCGCGCGCAAGTGACAAATTATGAATTAAGTCGCTATTTGCCGATCCTGTGA
- a CDS encoding serpin family protein, with translation MRIFTKTIPIALLTIILLFVFNCSQTNKNVEAAPVKNISRATNTFGVLLLRKMVAMSNEENVVISPISISAALSMTLNGADKETLQTMKKALSLEKYSSEQINRYYRALLDSLPELDREVQLKIGNAIWYRDEFRVRSKFKRTLEKFYHAEINEADFKDSRVVDEINGWVQKSTNGKISNIIDRVNPADVMYLLNAVYFKGMWQHRFDERATEEAVFYPASGNKTTCQMMKASKKFVYFEDEKVQVVHLPYGSGEFEMVVILPQENVSLDSLVEQVDTTSFLGWLASGSKETVALSFPKFKIKYKKSLKSVLSQMGMRNAFQPGADFSKMVKDEKLNISDVKHKTFIEVNEKGTEAAAVTGVTMVLSAARPSRIYRMEVNRPFLFVITEKKFNDILFMGKIGKPE, from the coding sequence ATGCGCATCTTCACCAAAACAATTCCCATTGCTTTGTTGACGATCATTTTGCTTTTCGTTTTTAATTGCTCTCAAACGAACAAAAACGTGGAGGCTGCTCCGGTGAAAAATATTTCTCGCGCTACAAACACTTTTGGGGTGCTGTTGCTGCGGAAAATGGTTGCCATGTCCAATGAAGAAAATGTCGTCATTTCTCCGATCAGCATTTCCGCTGCTTTGTCCATGACGCTGAATGGGGCGGACAAAGAAACCTTGCAGACGATGAAAAAAGCGCTGTCTCTGGAGAAGTATTCTTCTGAACAGATCAATCGCTACTATCGTGCTTTGCTGGATAGTCTGCCGGAGCTGGACCGGGAAGTTCAACTCAAAATTGGCAATGCCATTTGGTATCGGGACGAATTTCGCGTGAGGTCAAAATTTAAACGGACTCTGGAAAAATTTTATCATGCTGAAATTAACGAGGCTGATTTCAAAGACAGTCGCGTTGTCGATGAAATCAATGGCTGGGTGCAAAAAAGTACCAATGGCAAAATTTCCAATATCATCGACCGCGTGAATCCCGCGGATGTGATGTATTTGCTGAACGCCGTGTATTTCAAAGGAATGTGGCAGCATCGTTTTGATGAGAGAGCGACCGAAGAAGCGGTGTTTTATCCGGCGTCGGGAAACAAAACAACTTGCCAGATGATGAAAGCTTCGAAAAAATTTGTCTATTTCGAGGATGAAAAGGTGCAGGTAGTTCATCTGCCTTACGGTAGCGGAGAATTTGAAATGGTTGTGATTTTGCCGCAGGAAAATGTCTCGCTGGATTCATTGGTCGAACAGGTCGATACCACTTCTTTTCTGGGCTGGCTCGCTTCCGGAAGCAAAGAAACTGTCGCCCTCTCTTTTCCAAAATTTAAGATAAAATACAAAAAATCCCTGAAATCCGTATTGTCTCAAATGGGCATGCGAAATGCTTTTCAGCCCGGGGCCGATTTTTCAAAAATGGTGAAAGATGAAAAACTAAACATCAGCGATGTGAAACACAAGACTTTCATCGAGGTTAACGAAAAAGGCACAGAAGCGGCCGCGGTCACCGGAGTGACAATGGTCCTCTCGGCCGCGCGTCCATCGAGAATTTATCGTATGGAAGTGAACAGACCCTTTTTATTCGTGATTACTGAAAAAAAATTCAATGACATTCTGTTCATGGGAAAAATCGGAAAGCCGGAATAA
- a CDS encoding DUF4416 family protein, translating into MEPLPPPMTKLICGVLFTKENLLDDARQLMIEKFGDIDFESGIFPFEVSDYYKPEMGWPIFRIFWSFAPLIAPSKLAEIKLTCNELENSIAVAGKRKVNLDPGYLDYDKIVLASAKYNWQKIYLDKGIYADPTLRYEKGHYHPFPWSFPDFKDGQYEKVFLRIRELYKQQRKQK; encoded by the coding sequence ATGGAACCACTGCCTCCGCCAATGACCAAATTGATTTGCGGCGTGCTGTTTACAAAAGAAAATTTGCTGGACGACGCGCGCCAACTCATGATCGAAAAATTCGGCGATATTGATTTTGAGAGCGGGATATTCCCCTTTGAGGTGTCCGACTATTACAAGCCGGAGATGGGGTGGCCTATTTTTCGAATTTTCTGGTCATTTGCGCCGCTGATTGCTCCTTCGAAATTAGCAGAAATCAAGCTGACCTGCAACGAATTGGAAAATAGTATTGCCGTAGCAGGAAAACGAAAAGTGAACCTGGATCCGGGCTACCTGGATTACGATAAAATTGTCCTCGCCTCGGCGAAATACAATTGGCAAAAAATTTATCTGGACAAGGGGATTTACGCCGACCCGACGCTGCGTTACGAGAAAGGTCATTATCACCCCTTTCCGTGGAGCTTTCCGGATTTTAAGGACGGACAATACGAAAAAGTATTTTTGCGCATCAGAGAATTGTACAAACAGCAACGGAAACAGAAATGA
- a CDS encoding PQQ-binding-like beta-propeller repeat protein produces the protein MKIRLLALSIIVILLNCAKIQLQQRPVVIDDIPNWTIWGGNSARTHVYPGKFSLPLELVERVSASSAVGKTLLAADGLLFFTTLDGNVYVYDLIKKKEAGHKNMELHSTLAVQDSVLIIARRYGDDTLFGYNLTAGKIFWHINAGDIDSEPLISDNEIIVTALYKHIDKYQLMSGERIWKTDLPKQIHSSPASDGKLIFFGCDDNQVYAINDDNGEIVWKFATNGAVQGAGAVLDSTVFIGSTDDFFYALDARDGKLRWKFETGGQILNSPALVKSAVIFGSTDEKLYCLNPENGTLRWTFHAGSVISTTPLICGQLVFFGSLDHYLYALDIKTGEELWKFQTKGRIRTDPIIWGKYLICASEDHDIFIFQSKEME, from the coding sequence TTGAAAATTCGTCTCTTGGCTTTGTCAATTATCGTCATTCTCCTCAACTGCGCAAAAATTCAACTTCAACAGCGGCCTGTTGTCATTGACGACATTCCCAATTGGACAATATGGGGCGGAAATAGCGCTCGCACCCATGTCTATCCGGGAAAATTTTCTCTGCCGCTGGAACTTGTGGAACGCGTTAGCGCTTCTTCTGCGGTGGGAAAAACTTTACTGGCGGCGGACGGTCTTTTATTTTTCACAACGCTGGACGGTAACGTCTATGTTTACGATTTGATCAAAAAAAAGGAAGCAGGTCACAAAAACATGGAACTGCACTCCACACTCGCGGTGCAGGATTCTGTCTTGATCATTGCCCGACGTTACGGAGACGATACGCTCTTTGGTTACAATTTAACTGCCGGAAAAATTTTCTGGCACATTAATGCCGGCGACATCGACTCGGAGCCGCTCATTTCTGACAATGAAATTATCGTGACTGCCCTTTACAAACATATTGATAAATATCAACTTATGTCTGGCGAGCGAATCTGGAAGACAGACCTTCCCAAGCAGATTCATTCGTCGCCGGCCTCGGACGGAAAATTGATCTTCTTTGGCTGCGACGACAATCAGGTTTACGCGATTAACGACGATAACGGTGAAATCGTTTGGAAATTTGCGACGAACGGCGCTGTTCAGGGCGCCGGGGCAGTGCTCGACAGCACGGTTTTCATCGGCTCTACAGATGATTTTTTCTACGCTCTCGACGCCAGAGACGGAAAATTACGCTGGAAATTTGAAACCGGCGGACAAATTCTGAACAGCCCTGCGCTCGTAAAATCAGCAGTTATTTTTGGTTCAACAGATGAAAAGCTTTATTGTCTAAATCCTGAAAACGGAACGCTTCGCTGGACTTTTCACGCCGGAAGCGTCATTAGCACGACGCCGCTGATTTGCGGCCAACTGGTATTTTTTGGCTCTCTGGACCATTATCTTTACGCGCTGGACATAAAAACCGGAGAGGAACTCTGGAAATTTCAAACCAAAGGCAGAATTCGCACCGATCCGATTATCTGGGGAAAATATCTTATTTGCGCTTCCGAAGACCACGACATTTTCATTTTTCAAAGCAAAGAAATGGAATGA